Proteins from one Cervus canadensis isolate Bull #8, Minnesota chromosome 25, ASM1932006v1, whole genome shotgun sequence genomic window:
- the POU6F1 gene encoding POU domain, class 6, transcription factor 1 isoform X11 has product MPASGITDPDATGCTNCPPGLDSGKLSHSSDRSYGSSRGSYSTSSYPHQYCRSSGWSTGAGRVDNSYCNRGCPPRTDRCFSHGGNFQATFSRSPSSCCAEHRSPGTCTSRPTGPGLLARPAPTTGPAPDAVPAPATAADHTGHSTAAHCCHRHCPHPQVCGHPHTDHRSACRLRIQPGNRKLLPSPKAHRGWTGSLAKGEPDPCHGGVWRWRTSPLNAALFQHFGRDGLLPRQLSAHASQPRADNLCQEGWPNLPEPGPWTSLGGSVLPPSGDRPRSWAPSPQLRSLPTPFPACRGSAVRFSPTLRVIGTLPWVVNSASVAAPAPAQSLQVQAVTPQLLLNAQGQVIATLASSPLPPPVAVRKPSTPESPAKSEVQPIQPTPAMPQPAVVIASPAPAAKPAASAPIPITCSETPTVSQLVSKPHTPSLDEDGINLEEIREFAKNFKIRRLSLGLTQTQVGQALTATEGPAYSQSAICRFEKLDITPKSAQKLKPVLEKWLHEAELRNQEGQQNLMEFVGGEPSKKRKRRTSFTPQAIEALNAYFEKNPLPTGQEITEIAKELNYDREVVRVWFCNRRQTLKNTSKLNVFQIP; this is encoded by the exons ATGCCAGCCTCAGGCATCACAGACCCTGACGCCACTGGCTGTACAAACTGCCCCCCAG GTCTTGACTCAGGAAAACTTAGCCACAGTTCTGACAGGAGTTATGGTTCCAGCAGGGGCAGTTACTCAACCTCTTCTTATCCCCATCAGTATTGCAGGTCAAGTGGCTGGTCAACAGGGGCTGGCCGTGTGGACAATTCCTACTGCAACCGTGGCTGCCCTCCCAGGACTGACCGCTGCTTCTCCCACGGGGGGAATTTTCAAGCCACCTTTAGCCGGTCTCCAAG CAGCTGCTGTGCTGAACACCGCTCTCCCGGCACCTGTACAAGCCGCCCCACCGGCCCAGGCCTCCTCGCCCGCCCAGCCCCGACCACCGGCCCAGCCCCAGACGCTGTTCCAGCCCCAGCCACTGCTGCAGACCACACCGGCCATTCTACCGCAGCCCACTGCTGCCACcgccactgcccccacccccaagtctGTGGACACCCCCACACAGATCACCGTTCAGCCTGCAGGCTTCGCATTCAGCCCGGGAATCGTAAGCTGCTGCCCTCACCCAAGGCTCACCGGGGATGGACCGGATCTCTGGCCAAGGGTGAACCTGACCCTTGCCACGGGGGAGTATGGAGGTGGAGGACCAGCCCCTTGAATGCGGCTCTTTTCCAACACTTCGGCAGAGATGGGCTCCTTCCAAGGCAGCTGTCAGCCCATGCATCCCAGCCAAGAGCAGACAACCTCTGCCAAGAGGGCTGGCCCAACCTTCCAGAACCTGGACCATGGACCAGCCttggagg ATCAGTGCTGCCTCCCTCGGGGGACAGACCCAGATCCTGGGCTCCCTCACCACAACTCCGGTCATTGCCAACGCCATTCCCAGCATGCCGGGGATCAGCAGTCAGATTCTCACCAACGCTCAGG GTTATTGGAACACTTCCTTGGGTAGTGAACTCGGCTAGCGTGGCGGCCCCAGCACCGGCCCAAAGCCTGCAGGTCCAGGCTGTGACCCCCCAGCTGTTGTTGAACGCCCAGGGCCAGGTGATCGCGACCCTGGCCAGcagccccctgcctcctcctgtgGCTGTCCGGAAGCCAAGCACTCCTGAGTCCCCTGCTAAGAGTGAG GTGCAGCCCATCCAGCCCACACCAGCCATGCCCCAGCCGGCCGTGGTCATCGCCAGCCCAGCCCCAGCAGCCAAGCCTGCTGCCTCTGCTCCCATCCCCATCACCTGCTCAGAGACCCCGACGGTCAGCCAGCTGGTGTCCA AGCCACACACCCCCAGTCTGGATGAGGATGGGATCAACTTAGAAGAGATCCGGGAGTTTGCCAAGAACTTTAAGATCCGGCGGCTGTCCCTGGGCCTCACACAGACCCAGGTGGGTCAGGCTCTGACTGCAACGGAAGGCCCAGCCTACAGCCAGTCAGCCATCTGCCG GTTTGAGAAGCTGGACATCACACCCAAGAGCGCCCAGAAACTGAAGCCGGTGCTGGAGAAGTGGCTACATGAAGCTGAACTCCGGAACCAGGAAGGCCAGCAGAACCTGATGGAGTTTGTGGGAGGCGAGCCCTCCAAGAAACGTAAGCGCCGCACCTCCTTCACCCCCCAGGCCATAGAGGCTCTCAATGCCTACTTTGAGAAGAACCCGCTGCCCACAGGCCAGGAGATCACCGAGATTGCAAAGGAGCTCAACTATGACCGGGAGGTCGTGCGGGTCTGGTTCTGCAACCGGCGCCAGACACTCAAGAACACCAGCAAGCTGAACGTCTTTCAGATCCCTTAG
- the POU6F1 gene encoding POU domain, class 6, transcription factor 1 isoform X5, with the protein MRPSEFWRLEWMPRSLLRRRAKRWRLWPLRAPRAEALLKLVKLLVKLAQTTQTPLWRQLVHPLSLSLPMLHEVKSLPGMPLSPAPAVATFSQAPCQPQASQTLTPLAVQTAPQYCRSSGWSTGAGRVDNSYCNRGCPPRTDRCFSHGGNFQATFSRSPSSCCAEHRSPGTCTSRPTGPGLLARPAPTTGPAPDAVPAPATAADHTGHSTAAHCCHRHCPHPQVCGHPHTDHRSACRLRIQPGNRKLLPSPKAHRGWTGSLAKGEPDPCHGGVWRWRTSPLNAALFQHFGRDGLLPRQLSAHASQPRADNLCQEGWPNLPEPGPWTSLGGSVLPPSGDRPRSWAPSPQLRSLPTPFPACRGSAVRFSPTLRVIGTLPWVVNSASVAAPAPAQSLQVQAVTPQLLLNAQGQVIATLASSPLPPPVAVRKPSTPESPAKSEVQPIQPTPAMPQPAVVIASPAPAAKPAASAPIPITCSETPTVSQLVSKPHTPSLDEDGINLEEIREFAKNFKIRRLSLGLTQTQVGQALTATEGPAYSQSAICRFEKLDITPKSAQKLKPVLEKWLHEAELRNQEGQQNLMEFVGGEPSKKRKRRTSFTPQAIEALNAYFEKNPLPTGQEITEIAKELNYDREVVRVWFCNRRQTLKNTSKLNVFQIP; encoded by the exons ATGAGACCATCCGAGTTCTGGAGGTTGGAGTGGATGCCCAGATCCCTGCTGAGGAGGAGGGCAAAGCGCTGGAGGCTGTGGCCACTGAGGGCTCCCAGAGCGGAGGCCCTGCTGAAGCTGGTGAAGCTGCTGGTGAAGCTGGCCCAGACcacccagactcctctgtggAGGCAACTG GTTCACCCCTTGTCCCTCTCTCTCCCAATGCTgcatgaagtgaagtcgcttccGGGGATGCCTTTGAGCCCTGCCCCTGCCGTTGCCACCTTCAGCCAAGCTCCATGCCAGCCTCAGGCATCACAGACCCTGACGCCACTGGCTGTACAAACTGCCCCCCAG TATTGCAGGTCAAGTGGCTGGTCAACAGGGGCTGGCCGTGTGGACAATTCCTACTGCAACCGTGGCTGCCCTCCCAGGACTGACCGCTGCTTCTCCCACGGGGGGAATTTTCAAGCCACCTTTAGCCGGTCTCCAAG CAGCTGCTGTGCTGAACACCGCTCTCCCGGCACCTGTACAAGCCGCCCCACCGGCCCAGGCCTCCTCGCCCGCCCAGCCCCGACCACCGGCCCAGCCCCAGACGCTGTTCCAGCCCCAGCCACTGCTGCAGACCACACCGGCCATTCTACCGCAGCCCACTGCTGCCACcgccactgcccccacccccaagtctGTGGACACCCCCACACAGATCACCGTTCAGCCTGCAGGCTTCGCATTCAGCCCGGGAATCGTAAGCTGCTGCCCTCACCCAAGGCTCACCGGGGATGGACCGGATCTCTGGCCAAGGGTGAACCTGACCCTTGCCACGGGGGAGTATGGAGGTGGAGGACCAGCCCCTTGAATGCGGCTCTTTTCCAACACTTCGGCAGAGATGGGCTCCTTCCAAGGCAGCTGTCAGCCCATGCATCCCAGCCAAGAGCAGACAACCTCTGCCAAGAGGGCTGGCCCAACCTTCCAGAACCTGGACCATGGACCAGCCttggagg ATCAGTGCTGCCTCCCTCGGGGGACAGACCCAGATCCTGGGCTCCCTCACCACAACTCCGGTCATTGCCAACGCCATTCCCAGCATGCCGGGGATCAGCAGTCAGATTCTCACCAACGCTCAGG GTTATTGGAACACTTCCTTGGGTAGTGAACTCGGCTAGCGTGGCGGCCCCAGCACCGGCCCAAAGCCTGCAGGTCCAGGCTGTGACCCCCCAGCTGTTGTTGAACGCCCAGGGCCAGGTGATCGCGACCCTGGCCAGcagccccctgcctcctcctgtgGCTGTCCGGAAGCCAAGCACTCCTGAGTCCCCTGCTAAGAGTGAG GTGCAGCCCATCCAGCCCACACCAGCCATGCCCCAGCCGGCCGTGGTCATCGCCAGCCCAGCCCCAGCAGCCAAGCCTGCTGCCTCTGCTCCCATCCCCATCACCTGCTCAGAGACCCCGACGGTCAGCCAGCTGGTGTCCA AGCCACACACCCCCAGTCTGGATGAGGATGGGATCAACTTAGAAGAGATCCGGGAGTTTGCCAAGAACTTTAAGATCCGGCGGCTGTCCCTGGGCCTCACACAGACCCAGGTGGGTCAGGCTCTGACTGCAACGGAAGGCCCAGCCTACAGCCAGTCAGCCATCTGCCG GTTTGAGAAGCTGGACATCACACCCAAGAGCGCCCAGAAACTGAAGCCGGTGCTGGAGAAGTGGCTACATGAAGCTGAACTCCGGAACCAGGAAGGCCAGCAGAACCTGATGGAGTTTGTGGGAGGCGAGCCCTCCAAGAAACGTAAGCGCCGCACCTCCTTCACCCCCCAGGCCATAGAGGCTCTCAATGCCTACTTTGAGAAGAACCCGCTGCCCACAGGCCAGGAGATCACCGAGATTGCAAAGGAGCTCAACTATGACCGGGAGGTCGTGCGGGTCTGGTTCTGCAACCGGCGCCAGACACTCAAGAACACCAGCAAGCTGAACGTCTTTCAGATCCCTTAG
- the POU6F1 gene encoding POU domain, class 6, transcription factor 1 isoform X4: MDPGAGPDSSLTVNEQVIVMSGHETIRVLEVGVDAQIPAEEEGKALEAVATEGSQSGGPAEAGEAAGEAGPDHPDSSVEATVKSLPGMPLSPAPAVATFSQAPCQPQASQTLTPLAVQTAPQYCRSSGWSTGAGRVDNSYCNRGCPPRTDRCFSHGGNFQATFSRSPSSCCAEHRSPGTCTSRPTGPGLLARPAPTTGPAPDAVPAPATAADHTGHSTAAHCCHRHCPHPQVCGHPHTDHRSACRLRIQPGNRKLLPSPKAHRGWTGSLAKGEPDPCHGGVWRWRTSPLNAALFQHFGRDGLLPRQLSAHASQPRADNLCQEGWPNLPEPGPWTSLGGSVLPPSGDRPRSWAPSPQLRSLPTPFPACRGSAVRFSPTLRVIGTLPWVVNSASVAAPAPAQSLQVQAVTPQLLLNAQGQVIATLASSPLPPPVAVRKPSTPESPAKSEVQPIQPTPAMPQPAVVIASPAPAAKPAASAPIPITCSETPTVSQLVSKPHTPSLDEDGINLEEIREFAKNFKIRRLSLGLTQTQVGQALTATEGPAYSQSAICRFEKLDITPKSAQKLKPVLEKWLHEAELRNQEGQQNLMEFVGGEPSKKRKRRTSFTPQAIEALNAYFEKNPLPTGQEITEIAKELNYDREVVRVWFCNRRQTLKNTSKLNVFQIP, from the exons ATGGATCCTGGAGCTGGGCCAGACTCATCTCTGACTGTCAATGAGCAG GTCATCGTGATGTCAGGCCATGAGACCATCCGAGTTCTGGAGGTTGGAGTGGATGCCCAGATCCCTGCTGAGGAGGAGGGCAAAGCGCTGGAGGCTGTGGCCACTGAGGGCTCCCAGAGCGGAGGCCCTGCTGAAGCTGGTGAAGCTGCTGGTGAAGCTGGCCCAGACcacccagactcctctgtggAGGCAACTG tgaagtcgcttccGGGGATGCCTTTGAGCCCTGCCCCTGCCGTTGCCACCTTCAGCCAAGCTCCATGCCAGCCTCAGGCATCACAGACCCTGACGCCACTGGCTGTACAAACTGCCCCCCAG TATTGCAGGTCAAGTGGCTGGTCAACAGGGGCTGGCCGTGTGGACAATTCCTACTGCAACCGTGGCTGCCCTCCCAGGACTGACCGCTGCTTCTCCCACGGGGGGAATTTTCAAGCCACCTTTAGCCGGTCTCCAAG CAGCTGCTGTGCTGAACACCGCTCTCCCGGCACCTGTACAAGCCGCCCCACCGGCCCAGGCCTCCTCGCCCGCCCAGCCCCGACCACCGGCCCAGCCCCAGACGCTGTTCCAGCCCCAGCCACTGCTGCAGACCACACCGGCCATTCTACCGCAGCCCACTGCTGCCACcgccactgcccccacccccaagtctGTGGACACCCCCACACAGATCACCGTTCAGCCTGCAGGCTTCGCATTCAGCCCGGGAATCGTAAGCTGCTGCCCTCACCCAAGGCTCACCGGGGATGGACCGGATCTCTGGCCAAGGGTGAACCTGACCCTTGCCACGGGGGAGTATGGAGGTGGAGGACCAGCCCCTTGAATGCGGCTCTTTTCCAACACTTCGGCAGAGATGGGCTCCTTCCAAGGCAGCTGTCAGCCCATGCATCCCAGCCAAGAGCAGACAACCTCTGCCAAGAGGGCTGGCCCAACCTTCCAGAACCTGGACCATGGACCAGCCttggagg ATCAGTGCTGCCTCCCTCGGGGGACAGACCCAGATCCTGGGCTCCCTCACCACAACTCCGGTCATTGCCAACGCCATTCCCAGCATGCCGGGGATCAGCAGTCAGATTCTCACCAACGCTCAGG GTTATTGGAACACTTCCTTGGGTAGTGAACTCGGCTAGCGTGGCGGCCCCAGCACCGGCCCAAAGCCTGCAGGTCCAGGCTGTGACCCCCCAGCTGTTGTTGAACGCCCAGGGCCAGGTGATCGCGACCCTGGCCAGcagccccctgcctcctcctgtgGCTGTCCGGAAGCCAAGCACTCCTGAGTCCCCTGCTAAGAGTGAG GTGCAGCCCATCCAGCCCACACCAGCCATGCCCCAGCCGGCCGTGGTCATCGCCAGCCCAGCCCCAGCAGCCAAGCCTGCTGCCTCTGCTCCCATCCCCATCACCTGCTCAGAGACCCCGACGGTCAGCCAGCTGGTGTCCA AGCCACACACCCCCAGTCTGGATGAGGATGGGATCAACTTAGAAGAGATCCGGGAGTTTGCCAAGAACTTTAAGATCCGGCGGCTGTCCCTGGGCCTCACACAGACCCAGGTGGGTCAGGCTCTGACTGCAACGGAAGGCCCAGCCTACAGCCAGTCAGCCATCTGCCG GTTTGAGAAGCTGGACATCACACCCAAGAGCGCCCAGAAACTGAAGCCGGTGCTGGAGAAGTGGCTACATGAAGCTGAACTCCGGAACCAGGAAGGCCAGCAGAACCTGATGGAGTTTGTGGGAGGCGAGCCCTCCAAGAAACGTAAGCGCCGCACCTCCTTCACCCCCCAGGCCATAGAGGCTCTCAATGCCTACTTTGAGAAGAACCCGCTGCCCACAGGCCAGGAGATCACCGAGATTGCAAAGGAGCTCAACTATGACCGGGAGGTCGTGCGGGTCTGGTTCTGCAACCGGCGCCAGACACTCAAGAACACCAGCAAGCTGAACGTCTTTCAGATCCCTTAG
- the POU6F1 gene encoding POU domain, class 6, transcription factor 1 isoform X7, translating into MRPSEFWRLEWMPRSLLRRRAKRWRLWPLRAPRAEALLKLVKLLVKLAQTTQTPLWRQLTRLSWGPCCSRGKREQATGSLACSLPEGGPACSLYGVKSLPGMPLSPAPAVATFSQAPCQPQASQTLTPLAVQTAPQVLTQENLATVLTGVMVPAGAVTQPLLIPISIAGQVAGQQGLAVWTIPTATVAALPGLTAASPTGGIFKPPLAGLQAAAVLNTALPAPVQAAPPAQASSPAQPRPPAQPQTLFQPQPLLQTTPAILPQPTAATATAPTPKSVDTPTQITVQPAGFAFSPGIISAASLGGQTQILGSLTTTPVIANAIPSMPGISSQILTNAQGQVIGTLPWVVNSASVAAPAPAQSLQVQAVTPQLLLNAQGQVIATLASSPLPPPVAVRKPSTPESPAKSEVQPIQPTPAMPQPAVVIASPAPAAKPAASAPIPITCSETPTVSQLVSKPHTPSLDEDGINLEEIREFAKNFKIRRLSLGLTQTQVGQALTATEGPAYSQSAICRFEKLDITPKSAQKLKPVLEKWLHEAELRNQEGQQNLMEFVGGEPSKKRKRRTSFTPQAIEALNAYFEKNPLPTGQEITEIAKELNYDREVVRVWFCNRRQTLKNTSKLNVFQIP; encoded by the exons ATGAGACCATCCGAGTTCTGGAGGTTGGAGTGGATGCCCAGATCCCTGCTGAGGAGGAGGGCAAAGCGCTGGAGGCTGTGGCCACTGAGGGCTCCCAGAGCGGAGGCCCTGCTGAAGCTGGTGAAGCTGCTGGTGAAGCTGGCCCAGACcacccagactcctctgtggAGGCAACTG acaAGGCTttcctggggcccctgctgcagcagagggAAGCGAGAACAagcaacaggttcccttgcttgctcGCTCCCTGAGGGAGGACCAGcttgttccttatatggggtgaAG tcgcttccGGGGATGCCTTTGAGCCCTGCCCCTGCCGTTGCCACCTTCAGCCAAGCTCCATGCCAGCCTCAGGCATCACAGACCCTGACGCCACTGGCTGTACAAACTGCCCCCCAG GTCTTGACTCAGGAAAACTTAGCCACAGTTCTGACAGGAGTTATGGTTCCAGCAGGGGCAGTTACTCAACCTCTTCTTATCCCCATCAGTATTGCAGGTCAAGTGGCTGGTCAACAGGGGCTGGCCGTGTGGACAATTCCTACTGCAACCGTGGCTGCCCTCCCAGGACTGACCGCTGCTTCTCCCACGGGGGGAATTTTCAAGCCACCTTTAGCCGGTCTCCAAG CAGCTGCTGTGCTGAACACCGCTCTCCCGGCACCTGTACAAGCCGCCCCACCGGCCCAGGCCTCCTCGCCCGCCCAGCCCCGACCACCGGCCCAGCCCCAGACGCTGTTCCAGCCCCAGCCACTGCTGCAGACCACACCGGCCATTCTACCGCAGCCCACTGCTGCCACcgccactgcccccacccccaagtctGTGGACACCCCCACACAGATCACCGTTCAGCCTGCAGGCTTCGCATTCAGCCCGGGAATC ATCAGTGCTGCCTCCCTCGGGGGACAGACCCAGATCCTGGGCTCCCTCACCACAACTCCGGTCATTGCCAACGCCATTCCCAGCATGCCGGGGATCAGCAGTCAGATTCTCACCAACGCTCAGGGTCAG GTTATTGGAACACTTCCTTGGGTAGTGAACTCGGCTAGCGTGGCGGCCCCAGCACCGGCCCAAAGCCTGCAGGTCCAGGCTGTGACCCCCCAGCTGTTGTTGAACGCCCAGGGCCAGGTGATCGCGACCCTGGCCAGcagccccctgcctcctcctgtgGCTGTCCGGAAGCCAAGCACTCCTGAGTCCCCTGCTAAGAGTGAG GTGCAGCCCATCCAGCCCACACCAGCCATGCCCCAGCCGGCCGTGGTCATCGCCAGCCCAGCCCCAGCAGCCAAGCCTGCTGCCTCTGCTCCCATCCCCATCACCTGCTCAGAGACCCCGACGGTCAGCCAGCTGGTGTCCA AGCCACACACCCCCAGTCTGGATGAGGATGGGATCAACTTAGAAGAGATCCGGGAGTTTGCCAAGAACTTTAAGATCCGGCGGCTGTCCCTGGGCCTCACACAGACCCAGGTGGGTCAGGCTCTGACTGCAACGGAAGGCCCAGCCTACAGCCAGTCAGCCATCTGCCG GTTTGAGAAGCTGGACATCACACCCAAGAGCGCCCAGAAACTGAAGCCGGTGCTGGAGAAGTGGCTACATGAAGCTGAACTCCGGAACCAGGAAGGCCAGCAGAACCTGATGGAGTTTGTGGGAGGCGAGCCCTCCAAGAAACGTAAGCGCCGCACCTCCTTCACCCCCCAGGCCATAGAGGCTCTCAATGCCTACTTTGAGAAGAACCCGCTGCCCACAGGCCAGGAGATCACCGAGATTGCAAAGGAGCTCAACTATGACCGGGAGGTCGTGCGGGTCTGGTTCTGCAACCGGCGCCAGACACTCAAGAACACCAGCAAGCTGAACGTCTTTCAGATCCCTTAG
- the POU6F1 gene encoding POU domain, class 6, transcription factor 1 isoform X8, with amino-acid sequence MRPSEFWRLEWMPRSLLRRRAKRWRLWPLRAPRAEALLKLVKLLVKLAQTTQTPLWRQLTRLSWGPCCSRGKREQATGSLACSLPEGGPACSLYGVKSLPGMPLSPAPAVATFSQAPCQPQASQTLTPLAVQTAPQVLTQENLATVLTGVMVPAGAVTQPLLIPISIAGQVAGQQGLAVWTIPTATVAALPGLTAASPTGGIFKPPLAGLQAAVLNTALPAPVQAAPPAQASSPAQPRPPAQPQTLFQPQPLLQTTPAILPQPTAATATAPTPKSVDTPTQITVQPAGFAFSPGIISAASLGGQTQILGSLTTTPVIANAIPSMPGISSQILTNAQGQVIGTLPWVVNSASVAAPAPAQSLQVQAVTPQLLLNAQGQVIATLASSPLPPPVAVRKPSTPESPAKSEVQPIQPTPAMPQPAVVIASPAPAAKPAASAPIPITCSETPTVSQLVSKPHTPSLDEDGINLEEIREFAKNFKIRRLSLGLTQTQVGQALTATEGPAYSQSAICRFEKLDITPKSAQKLKPVLEKWLHEAELRNQEGQQNLMEFVGGEPSKKRKRRTSFTPQAIEALNAYFEKNPLPTGQEITEIAKELNYDREVVRVWFCNRRQTLKNTSKLNVFQIP; translated from the exons ATGAGACCATCCGAGTTCTGGAGGTTGGAGTGGATGCCCAGATCCCTGCTGAGGAGGAGGGCAAAGCGCTGGAGGCTGTGGCCACTGAGGGCTCCCAGAGCGGAGGCCCTGCTGAAGCTGGTGAAGCTGCTGGTGAAGCTGGCCCAGACcacccagactcctctgtggAGGCAACTG acaAGGCTttcctggggcccctgctgcagcagagggAAGCGAGAACAagcaacaggttcccttgcttgctcGCTCCCTGAGGGAGGACCAGcttgttccttatatggggtgaAG tcgcttccGGGGATGCCTTTGAGCCCTGCCCCTGCCGTTGCCACCTTCAGCCAAGCTCCATGCCAGCCTCAGGCATCACAGACCCTGACGCCACTGGCTGTACAAACTGCCCCCCAG GTCTTGACTCAGGAAAACTTAGCCACAGTTCTGACAGGAGTTATGGTTCCAGCAGGGGCAGTTACTCAACCTCTTCTTATCCCCATCAGTATTGCAGGTCAAGTGGCTGGTCAACAGGGGCTGGCCGTGTGGACAATTCCTACTGCAACCGTGGCTGCCCTCCCAGGACTGACCGCTGCTTCTCCCACGGGGGGAATTTTCAAGCCACCTTTAGCCGGTCTCCAAG CTGCTGTGCTGAACACCGCTCTCCCGGCACCTGTACAAGCCGCCCCACCGGCCCAGGCCTCCTCGCCCGCCCAGCCCCGACCACCGGCCCAGCCCCAGACGCTGTTCCAGCCCCAGCCACTGCTGCAGACCACACCGGCCATTCTACCGCAGCCCACTGCTGCCACcgccactgcccccacccccaagtctGTGGACACCCCCACACAGATCACCGTTCAGCCTGCAGGCTTCGCATTCAGCCCGGGAATC ATCAGTGCTGCCTCCCTCGGGGGACAGACCCAGATCCTGGGCTCCCTCACCACAACTCCGGTCATTGCCAACGCCATTCCCAGCATGCCGGGGATCAGCAGTCAGATTCTCACCAACGCTCAGGGTCAG GTTATTGGAACACTTCCTTGGGTAGTGAACTCGGCTAGCGTGGCGGCCCCAGCACCGGCCCAAAGCCTGCAGGTCCAGGCTGTGACCCCCCAGCTGTTGTTGAACGCCCAGGGCCAGGTGATCGCGACCCTGGCCAGcagccccctgcctcctcctgtgGCTGTCCGGAAGCCAAGCACTCCTGAGTCCCCTGCTAAGAGTGAG GTGCAGCCCATCCAGCCCACACCAGCCATGCCCCAGCCGGCCGTGGTCATCGCCAGCCCAGCCCCAGCAGCCAAGCCTGCTGCCTCTGCTCCCATCCCCATCACCTGCTCAGAGACCCCGACGGTCAGCCAGCTGGTGTCCA AGCCACACACCCCCAGTCTGGATGAGGATGGGATCAACTTAGAAGAGATCCGGGAGTTTGCCAAGAACTTTAAGATCCGGCGGCTGTCCCTGGGCCTCACACAGACCCAGGTGGGTCAGGCTCTGACTGCAACGGAAGGCCCAGCCTACAGCCAGTCAGCCATCTGCCG GTTTGAGAAGCTGGACATCACACCCAAGAGCGCCCAGAAACTGAAGCCGGTGCTGGAGAAGTGGCTACATGAAGCTGAACTCCGGAACCAGGAAGGCCAGCAGAACCTGATGGAGTTTGTGGGAGGCGAGCCCTCCAAGAAACGTAAGCGCCGCACCTCCTTCACCCCCCAGGCCATAGAGGCTCTCAATGCCTACTTTGAGAAGAACCCGCTGCCCACAGGCCAGGAGATCACCGAGATTGCAAAGGAGCTCAACTATGACCGGGAGGTCGTGCGGGTCTGGTTCTGCAACCGGCGCCAGACACTCAAGAACACCAGCAAGCTGAACGTCTTTCAGATCCCTTAG